One Vibrio quintilis DNA segment encodes these proteins:
- a CDS encoding alpha/beta hydrolase family protein — MTAQRTLPKGQTPARLNARGIDFSDYQKIDYRINRRGEDAVEVCRSLAAHLDDVARDKLSTGHLLSACQLSYKAAALYRISHYGLLRFDDEKEALYQTELKIFARALELDKRFTAERVEVPYQQGKLAGWLMKPVHAGNDIPVIIATGGITGFKEEVHYVITHFLARGMAVLNIDGPGQGESFYQHGITLEPESENAHGVIIDYLLQRQDVGNTIGVYGLCMGGLLVARTAVVHHDKVAACVSMGGGYELVNPVKEHPGFNDIFSYRGGLPIGDMPAYLSRFSMDTLSATVECPLLIIHNRPDFLIPSSNVKRIYEEAASTDKQQVYFRGAEHNAHNENAEACALVADWFADRLLHGGKTEVPAVNKMQQPELTSD; from the coding sequence ATGACTGCTCAACGTACTTTACCCAAAGGACAGACACCTGCCCGCCTGAATGCCAGAGGGATTGATTTTTCTGATTATCAGAAGATTGATTACCGGATCAACCGGCGTGGCGAAGATGCCGTCGAAGTGTGCCGCTCTCTTGCGGCTCATCTGGATGACGTCGCCCGTGACAAATTATCAACCGGACATTTACTCAGCGCCTGCCAGTTGTCTTATAAGGCAGCGGCGTTATACCGGATTTCTCATTACGGTTTACTCCGGTTTGATGATGAAAAAGAAGCACTCTATCAGACAGAGTTGAAAATTTTTGCCCGTGCACTTGAACTGGATAAGCGTTTCACCGCAGAAAGAGTTGAAGTGCCTTATCAGCAGGGAAAACTGGCCGGATGGTTAATGAAGCCGGTTCATGCTGGTAATGATATTCCGGTGATCATCGCAACCGGCGGGATTACGGGGTTTAAAGAGGAAGTTCACTATGTGATCACGCATTTTCTGGCGCGTGGCATGGCGGTACTGAATATTGATGGCCCCGGACAGGGAGAAAGTTTCTATCAGCACGGTATCACGCTGGAACCTGAATCAGAAAATGCCCACGGTGTCATTATTGATTACCTGCTGCAAAGGCAGGATGTCGGCAATACGATCGGGGTTTATGGTTTATGTATGGGTGGTCTGCTGGTTGCCCGGACTGCCGTGGTTCACCACGACAAGGTTGCTGCCTGTGTCAGCATGGGCGGCGGCTATGAGCTTGTCAATCCGGTGAAAGAGCATCCGGGCTTCAATGATATTTTTTCCTATCGCGGCGGTTTGCCGATCGGTGATATGCCTGCATATCTGAGCCGTTTTAGTATGGATACTCTGTCTGCGACGGTCGAATGTCCGCTGTTGATTATTCATAACCGTCCGGACTTTTTAATTCCGTCATCGAATGTCAAACGGATTTATGAGGAAGCGGCTTCAACCGATAAACAACAAGTCTACTTCAGAGGCGCGGAACATAATGCACATAACGAAAATGCAGAAGCTTGTGCATTGGTTGCCGACTGGTTCGCCGATCGTCTTTTACATGGTGGCAAAACAGAAGTCCCTGCTGTAAACAAAATGCAGCAACCGGAACTCACCTCAGATTAG
- a CDS encoding non-ribosomal peptide synthetase: MSRHAYFEQFEDQVSRHPEHIALNTGTQNFTYRQLNRWSNTIARQLTAPQLSFHSGILIDSEAAYVAAMLGCGKAGKCFVPLDTRLPEDRLKYLLEKAQINTVLYAGDKAVLPANYPGLFTLDANYDDTKCQQPEFDKNPGIAVKGADPCYIMFTSGSTGLPKAVTGQHKGLAHFLKWERETFAFGPEDVCSWLAPITFDVSLRDILLPLTSGGTVAVPTEEIRRQVHRLLDWFGQAGVTHVHCVPSVFRLMTEALRQQDIPATHHQKLPALKRILLAGEPLYYEDVSAWREAGGAHISLVNLYGPTETTLAKVFHVIDQNEKGEGMVAIGQPLPQTNVLIISGQQLCGPGSIGEIYIRTPYRSLGYLQDEAATRAVFVQNPLQHELPDILYKTGDLGRYLDNDEIMCLGRLDNQVKVNGVRIELGEVEAACRSIDGLNQVAVKAIEKDHQKTLCCYYNCKENLPETMTAAEIRQALSARLGEALIPAHFVHLPQFPTLINGKINRKALPEPEAMLYASQDIVAPQTPAEEKLSQIWSEILGLRNVCVATEFFDLGGDSFKMMRVLSAIYKAFGQEISIKQWLADSRIQAIAALLSQQEQQAYVTIPPAPEQEAYPATAAQERLWTLHKMYPGIHVYNLPEEYLVEGTIDISALNQACQRLIDRHESLRTVFFEKEGKVWQRVQPQMAFQVEHHPYDQLSDTVIQQLSDENQHLSFDLQQGPLIRVAVCSCLQSGQQLFLFNIHHIICDGWSLTNFIKELADEYQACRHQQPATNEPLRLQFKDYVVWQQHQMQATSGQESRAWWLNHLAAPLPVLELPRDYPRPAMRTFSGKTERVSLSPLLSDGLNRLAKQHKVSLFTLLMLAVRTLMYRYSGQKDVVIGSPVAGRLHPELNEQIGYYVNTLALRQTLDPQAPVTKAIEETANCINEALAHQQYPYEALIEDLDISGDISRSSVFDVMLVMQNFEVAAPRLGDTALIPVEKSSQWDISRCDLLFHIQEDEQGLLLDINYNSDIFSPGRIQRYGAHFAQVIEGMIQYSGQDKDTGQALSNLNILPADELRQLRQWSTGPVISRTPHSIPSLLTEVSQQFPSAIALSDGSQKITYQQLVTTAQYQAQGLLAGGCQPGDVVAVAYNRHTSSIVAMLGTLMAGCVYMPLDMALPQERICYQLNHSGCCKVICTEASFCALLPAEIGCFSPDELSRDINHSITSDAVTSSIPLPAIDPEAPAYIIYTSGSTGTPKGVQLAHHGFVNMSLAQIEAFQVTPESRVLQFASLSFDASLANIFMALFSGARLVLIDQQTIEQPQRFLQYLRDQQISTVTLPPVYLKALNQPDLSGLQTLITAGEAADAKDMLHYSQSLDVFNAYGPTEISVCASIEAVSAQQINQESVVSIGQPVANTELWIVTDDLCLAPVGVPGEIWIAGEGLALCYLNDARATSLAFVDVPTSLQPFTGQTRMYKTGDLAYRDREGRLIYTGRNDHQVKINAFRIDTSEVESHLLAHHDIAAAHVAGYQAGESTKLAAWVIPEQQPELWPSVAEFYVYDDVLYGAMANDEARNAVYLSAFRRYLKDKIVLEIGPGSEAILSRLALQAGAKKVYAIELLEDTYRKATEKVRSLGLEDKIEIIHADIRQAVLPETADWCISEIIGGIGGSEGSAKLINSCRHLLKDPSHMLPVRTLTSLAAVSLDHDALYAGFSSIAAHYIGQIFEANGQPFDLRLCIKNLPQQAVISDYGVFEDLDYTRPVEPEAMHETRLSITRPALLSGLVCWLQLYVDQDNYLDSLFADKSWLPVYIPLFDGQTKTVQPGDVLILQIERRLCDNGLNPDFYITGELRQESGETTAICCHSLHQSHHFRDSEFYRQVFPQHPDGLIAQKPELKAGNIREYLTDRLPHYAVPHLINLVDAFPLTVNGKVDQSKLPLPEVTVSEQVPLSTAIEQDIARVWQQVLSISQVSAEDNFFALGGDSISAIRVVAGLSDINISLDTRDIFLNPTIPQLALVAEKHKCAAIDQGKISGEFPLSPVQRWAFSTFGDKAFWFNQNCMLHATGRMNEGRITQAFMHLLEHHDLLRAQIHAQDSGYVYRISEEVTFRLEIASQPELTSVHEMALQQFNTWQSGFNTDQPLFRVILIRLKDHDVLLMLASHLLIDTVSWRIILEDLNVLLADPQAQLPPKTESYGQWSQHLTQLKSDPAILHHLHHAHWKSLAEEGDSVTNMNAGRTVRTSRNQTFCIDNQLVESLTEQLTQTPYQIEHVYLTALGRALQVLTGRQEHLITMEGHGRNRLPADKARLNISRTVGWFTCFYPFCLKSQPEDEATLQQVTAEAGEITEPGLAYMLSRWGNNDAQYQFSPQVSFNYLGDFSEHQSPESGEFRLDLDVPGLAQHPDMLCEHELDWLMLREAGGLMVTVSCDQQQYNEIQIQHMIGQFKDSLIQLTDYLARYHKARSETGAFDIDMTNEELDSIFD; encoded by the coding sequence ATGTCACGTCACGCTTATTTTGAACAGTTTGAAGATCAGGTGAGCCGCCATCCTGAACACATCGCACTCAACACCGGAACACAGAATTTTACCTACCGCCAGCTGAACCGCTGGAGTAATACGATTGCCCGGCAACTCACAGCACCGCAGCTGTCTTTTCATTCCGGTATTCTGATTGACAGTGAAGCCGCTTATGTTGCAGCGATGCTTGGTTGTGGTAAAGCCGGGAAATGTTTTGTGCCGCTTGATACGCGCCTGCCGGAAGACCGGTTGAAGTATTTACTGGAAAAAGCACAGATCAACACTGTGCTGTACGCCGGAGATAAGGCGGTTTTACCGGCAAACTATCCGGGCCTTTTCACCCTTGATGCCAATTATGATGACACAAAATGTCAGCAGCCGGAGTTCGATAAAAACCCGGGGATTGCCGTCAAAGGGGCTGATCCCTGCTATATCATGTTTACCTCCGGCTCAACCGGTTTACCCAAAGCGGTAACCGGACAACATAAAGGGCTGGCACATTTTCTCAAATGGGAAAGAGAGACTTTCGCCTTCGGGCCAGAAGATGTCTGTTCCTGGCTCGCACCGATCACCTTCGATGTTAGTTTGCGGGATATCCTGTTACCACTGACATCCGGTGGCACAGTCGCAGTGCCAACCGAAGAAATCCGCCGGCAGGTACACCGGTTACTGGACTGGTTCGGACAGGCCGGTGTCACCCATGTTCACTGTGTTCCTTCGGTGTTCAGGTTGATGACAGAAGCACTCCGGCAGCAGGACATACCGGCAACACACCACCAGAAACTACCGGCATTAAAACGCATCCTGCTGGCAGGTGAACCTTTGTATTATGAGGATGTTTCCGCCTGGCGTGAGGCTGGCGGTGCCCATATTTCTCTGGTCAATCTTTACGGCCCGACGGAAACAACCCTGGCGAAGGTATTTCATGTCATTGATCAGAATGAAAAAGGCGAGGGTATGGTGGCTATCGGGCAGCCGTTACCGCAAACCAATGTACTGATTATCAGCGGGCAGCAGTTGTGCGGGCCCGGTTCTATCGGTGAAATTTATATCCGGACGCCTTACCGCAGTCTGGGGTATTTACAGGATGAAGCCGCCACCAGAGCAGTGTTTGTGCAAAACCCGCTGCAACATGAACTGCCCGATATTTTATACAAAACCGGTGATTTAGGTCGCTATCTCGACAATGACGAGATCATGTGTCTGGGGCGGCTGGATAATCAGGTCAAGGTGAATGGCGTCCGGATTGAGCTGGGTGAGGTCGAAGCGGCCTGTCGCAGTATTGACGGACTCAATCAGGTGGCAGTCAAAGCGATTGAAAAAGATCACCAGAAAACCCTGTGTTGTTATTACAACTGCAAAGAAAACCTGCCGGAAACGATGACGGCAGCTGAGATTCGTCAGGCATTATCCGCCCGGCTTGGTGAGGCGCTAATCCCGGCGCATTTCGTGCATTTACCGCAGTTTCCGACCCTGATCAATGGCAAGATTAACCGCAAAGCACTGCCGGAACCGGAAGCGATGCTTTATGCCAGTCAGGATATTGTTGCACCACAAACACCGGCTGAAGAAAAGCTCTCTCAGATCTGGTCTGAAATTCTGGGACTGAGAAACGTGTGTGTCGCCACTGAATTCTTTGATCTTGGCGGTGACTCTTTCAAGATGATGCGGGTTCTGTCAGCCATTTATAAAGCATTCGGGCAGGAAATCAGTATCAAACAATGGCTGGCCGACTCCCGGATTCAGGCCATTGCCGCGCTGTTATCGCAGCAGGAGCAACAGGCTTATGTCACCATTCCACCGGCACCAGAGCAGGAGGCTTACCCGGCAACTGCGGCGCAGGAGCGGTTATGGACATTGCATAAAATGTATCCGGGGATTCATGTGTACAACCTGCCCGAAGAGTATCTGGTTGAAGGCACAATTGATATTTCGGCCCTCAATCAGGCCTGTCAGCGCTTGATTGACCGCCATGAATCGCTCCGGACGGTGTTCTTTGAAAAAGAGGGAAAAGTCTGGCAGCGGGTTCAGCCGCAAATGGCATTTCAGGTTGAGCATCATCCCTATGATCAACTCAGCGACACCGTGATTCAGCAGCTCAGTGATGAGAATCAGCATCTGAGTTTTGACCTGCAGCAGGGGCCATTAATCCGGGTGGCCGTCTGCAGCTGTCTGCAATCCGGTCAGCAGCTGTTCTTATTTAACATCCATCATATTATTTGTGATGGCTGGTCACTGACAAACTTCATCAAAGAACTGGCTGATGAATATCAGGCGTGTCGTCATCAGCAACCGGCAACCAACGAGCCGCTCCGGTTACAGTTTAAAGATTATGTGGTCTGGCAGCAGCATCAGATGCAGGCAACATCCGGGCAGGAAAGCAGGGCATGGTGGTTAAATCATCTGGCAGCACCGTTACCGGTGCTGGAACTGCCGAGGGATTATCCGCGCCCGGCCATGCGGACATTCAGCGGGAAAACCGAACGGGTTTCACTGTCACCCTTATTGAGTGATGGTCTGAACCGGCTGGCGAAACAGCACAAAGTCAGCCTGTTTACGTTGCTGATGCTGGCAGTCAGAACCCTGATGTATCGTTATTCCGGTCAGAAAGACGTGGTGATTGGTTCACCGGTGGCCGGACGCCTGCATCCGGAGCTGAATGAACAGATTGGCTATTATGTGAATACGCTGGCGCTGCGCCAGACCCTTGATCCGCAGGCGCCGGTTACAAAAGCGATTGAAGAGACCGCGAATTGTATTAATGAAGCACTTGCACATCAGCAGTATCCTTATGAAGCGCTGATTGAGGATTTAGATATTTCCGGCGATATTTCCCGCTCTTCAGTCTTTGACGTCATGTTGGTGATGCAAAACTTTGAGGTCGCTGCGCCCCGTCTGGGTGATACCGCGTTGATTCCGGTCGAAAAGAGCAGCCAGTGGGACATCAGCCGGTGTGATTTACTCTTCCATATTCAGGAAGATGAGCAGGGATTATTACTCGACATTAACTACAACAGCGATATCTTTTCCCCGGGCCGTATACAGCGCTACGGCGCGCACTTTGCACAGGTCATTGAAGGGATGATTCAGTATTCCGGCCAGGACAAAGATACCGGGCAGGCGTTAAGCAATCTGAATATTTTACCGGCAGATGAGTTACGTCAACTCCGGCAGTGGAGCACCGGGCCGGTGATTTCCCGGACACCGCATTCCATTCCGTCTCTGCTGACTGAAGTCAGTCAGCAGTTTCCTTCCGCAATTGCACTCAGTGATGGCAGTCAGAAAATCACATACCAGCAGTTAGTCACCACCGCTCAGTATCAGGCTCAGGGACTATTGGCGGGCGGATGCCAGCCCGGCGATGTCGTTGCCGTGGCTTATAACCGCCACACATCCAGTATTGTTGCCATGTTGGGCACGCTCATGGCGGGCTGTGTGTATATGCCGCTGGATATGGCGCTGCCGCAGGAGCGAATCTGTTATCAGCTGAATCACAGCGGCTGCTGCAAGGTTATCTGCACAGAAGCTTCATTTTGTGCGCTGTTACCTGCGGAGATCGGCTGTTTTTCCCCGGACGAGTTGAGTCGTGACATCAATCATAGCATCACCAGTGACGCTGTCACATCCTCAATCCCTTTGCCTGCAATCGATCCGGAGGCGCCGGCCTACATCATTTACACTTCAGGTTCCACCGGCACACCGAAAGGCGTTCAGCTCGCCCATCACGGTTTTGTGAACATGTCTCTGGCCCAGATCGAGGCGTTTCAGGTGACTCCTGAGAGCCGGGTACTACAGTTTGCATCTTTATCGTTTGATGCATCGCTGGCAAATATCTTTATGGCGCTGTTCAGCGGCGCACGGCTGGTTCTGATTGATCAGCAGACCATCGAACAGCCACAGCGTTTTCTGCAATATCTCCGGGACCAGCAAATCAGCACCGTCACACTGCCACCGGTTTATCTCAAGGCGTTAAATCAACCGGATTTATCCGGACTGCAAACCCTGATTACAGCCGGAGAAGCCGCTGACGCAAAAGACATGCTGCATTACAGTCAGTCGCTCGATGTCTTCAATGCTTACGGGCCGACTGAAATTTCAGTCTGTGCGAGCATTGAAGCGGTTTCTGCACAGCAGATTAATCAGGAATCGGTGGTATCTATCGGCCAGCCGGTTGCCAATACTGAATTGTGGATTGTCACTGATGATCTCTGTTTAGCACCGGTTGGTGTTCCCGGTGAAATCTGGATTGCCGGCGAAGGGCTGGCGCTATGTTATCTCAATGATGCCCGGGCGACATCACTGGCATTTGTTGATGTACCGACGTCTTTACAACCTTTTACCGGACAAACCCGGATGTATAAAACCGGCGATTTGGCTTACCGGGATCGGGAAGGACGACTGATTTATACCGGACGAAATGATCATCAGGTGAAGATTAATGCCTTCAGGATTGATACCAGTGAGGTTGAGAGCCATCTTCTGGCACATCATGACATTGCTGCAGCACATGTGGCCGGTTATCAGGCCGGGGAAAGCACAAAACTGGCCGCCTGGGTGATTCCCGAACAACAGCCGGAACTGTGGCCTTCGGTGGCTGAATTTTATGTTTATGATGATGTATTGTATGGCGCAATGGCGAATGATGAAGCCCGGAATGCTGTCTATCTATCCGCATTCCGCCGCTATCTGAAAGATAAAATTGTGCTGGAAATCGGACCGGGATCAGAAGCCATTTTATCCCGGCTGGCACTTCAGGCAGGCGCAAAAAAAGTGTATGCAATTGAATTGCTCGAAGACACCTACCGGAAGGCGACAGAGAAAGTTCGCTCACTGGGGCTGGAAGATAAGATTGAGATCATCCACGCGGATATCCGGCAGGCAGTTTTGCCTGAAACAGCAGACTGGTGTATTTCTGAAATTATCGGCGGGATCGGCGGCTCTGAAGGGTCCGCGAAGCTGATTAACAGCTGTCGTCATCTGCTGAAAGATCCGTCTCATATGCTGCCGGTGCGAACCCTGACATCCCTGGCGGCTGTTTCTCTGGATCACGATGCGCTGTATGCCGGGTTTTCCTCAATTGCGGCACACTATATCGGGCAGATCTTTGAAGCGAACGGGCAACCATTTGATTTACGTCTGTGTATTAAAAACTTACCACAACAGGCGGTTATCAGCGATTATGGCGTGTTTGAAGATCTGGATTACACCCGACCTGTCGAACCGGAAGCTATGCATGAAACGCGGCTGTCGATCACCCGCCCGGCACTGTTATCCGGGTTAGTCTGCTGGTTGCAATTGTACGTCGATCAGGATAATTATCTGGATTCACTCTTCGCGGATAAAAGCTGGCTGCCGGTGTATATTCCGTTGTTTGACGGACAGACGAAAACCGTGCAACCCGGCGATGTATTGATTTTACAGATCGAGCGACGATTGTGTGACAACGGGCTGAATCCGGATTTTTACATCACCGGTGAACTACGACAGGAAAGTGGTGAAACAACGGCAATCTGTTGTCATTCATTACATCAGAGTCATCACTTCCGGGACAGTGAATTTTACCGGCAGGTTTTTCCGCAACATCCGGATGGTTTGATTGCGCAAAAACCGGAGCTGAAAGCGGGCAATATCAGGGAATACCTGACCGACCGCTTGCCGCATTACGCAGTGCCACATTTGATCAATCTGGTTGATGCATTCCCGCTGACGGTCAACGGAAAAGTTGACCAGAGTAAATTACCGCTTCCCGAAGTAACCGTTTCTGAACAGGTGCCGCTTTCTACTGCCATAGAACAGGATATCGCCCGTGTCTGGCAGCAGGTGCTTTCCATTTCTCAGGTGAGTGCCGAAGATAATTTCTTCGCACTGGGCGGCGATTCAATCAGTGCGATTCGGGTTGTAGCGGGCTTATCAGATATCAATATCAGCCTGGATACACGGGATATATTTCTCAATCCGACCATTCCACAGCTGGCACTCGTTGCTGAAAAACACAAATGTGCAGCAATTGATCAGGGAAAAATCTCAGGTGAATTTCCGCTGAGTCCGGTTCAGCGCTGGGCTTTCTCCACATTTGGCGACAAGGCGTTCTGGTTTAATCAGAACTGTATGCTGCATGCCACTGGCCGCATGAATGAAGGCAGAATCACACAGGCATTTATGCACCTGCTGGAACACCATGACTTATTACGGGCGCAGATTCATGCTCAGGATAGCGGGTATGTATACCGAATCAGTGAAGAGGTGACATTCAGGCTTGAAATTGCCAGCCAGCCGGAACTGACTTCGGTGCATGAGATGGCACTACAGCAGTTCAATACATGGCAATCCGGCTTTAACACAGATCAGCCGTTATTCCGGGTGATTCTGATCCGCCTGAAAGATCATGATGTATTACTGATGCTGGCAAGTCACCTGTTGATTGATACGGTGTCATGGCGGATTATTCTGGAGGACTTAAATGTACTGCTGGCCGATCCGCAGGCGCAATTGCCACCGAAAACGGAGTCATATGGTCAGTGGAGCCAACACCTGACGCAGTTAAAATCTGACCCTGCAATCTTGCATCACTTACATCACGCGCATTGGAAATCTCTGGCGGAAGAGGGGGATTCCGTCACAAATATGAACGCCGGCAGAACCGTCCGGACCAGCCGGAATCAGACTTTTTGTATTGACAATCAGCTGGTCGAATCTTTAACGGAACAACTGACTCAAACACCTTATCAAATTGAGCATGTTTATCTGACGGCACTTGGGCGGGCTTTGCAGGTACTGACCGGCCGTCAGGAACATCTGATTACCATGGAAGGGCACGGCAGAAACCGGCTGCCTGCTGACAAAGCCCGGCTGAATATCAGCCGGACTGTCGGCTGGTTTACCTGTTTCTATCCATTTTGTCTGAAGAGTCAGCCTGAGGATGAAGCGACTCTGCAACAAGTTACCGCAGAGGCCGGAGAAATTACAGAGCCGGGGCTGGCTTATATGCTGTCCCGCTGGGGCAATAATGATGCGCAGTATCAGTTCTCTCCCCAGGTGAGCTTTAATTACCTGGGTGATTTTTCTGAGCATCAGTCACCTGAGTCTGGTGAATTCCGGCTGGATCTGGATGTACCGGGACTGGCACAACATCCGGATATGCTTTGCGAGCACGAACTGGACTGGCTGATGTTGCGGGAAGCCGGAGGATTGATGGTCACCGTCAGTTGCGATCAGCAACAATATAATGAGATTCAGATTCAACACATGATCGGGCAGTTTAAAGACAGTCTGATACAGCTGACGGACTATCTGGCCCGGTATCATAAAGCCCGCTCTGAAACCGGGGCGTTTGATATTGATATGACCAATGAAGAGCTGGATTCGATATTTGACTGA
- the asnB gene encoding asparagine synthase (glutamine-hydrolyzing), translating into MCGIAGIYSPEISPAGDVSLQLLQTMAETIRHRGPDDDGFHCGPGIGLAFRRLSIVDIRHGQQPVCNQSESVIAVINGEIYNHQALREQLADQGVTLQNHCDVAVIPHLYELYGDNFVSQLKGQFAIALYDRQAHKLLLARDGAGIAPLFWTRQNGQIAFGSEIRTILCVPGVKKQVNMTAVDQLLTFPGSVSPHTFFDGIFSLRPGHSLVFHPQGYDERCFRDLNYPAQINEQPLTETGLKTCIDQLDTRLCEAVEKRLQGDVPIGVYLSGGLDSSLIAAVLKKVSPDRIRDSFSITFPSSAIDESRYQQMMVNHLGTRHHQFEVRPAHIADHLHQIVNRAETPLRESYNACSLILSGLVRAEGIKAVVSGEGADELFAGYVGYRLQDQRLQGQADTLELMLEDELRQKLWDDPQLFYEKNYYAHREQKICLYSEAVQQRHQQFDCLLYPLLDTGKIKGRHPVHQRSYLDFKLRIADHLLADHGDRVAFANSVEGRYPFLDEDLIDDVTRIPPHWLTHQGEEKYLLKQLAQRYLPGAIIQRQKFSFVAPSSAYLLRDYPELTGDILAPERIRRQGYFDPDTVEYLRQSYLQPDHHLNQTFEDDLLMIVLTFGIWLDEFGMPDYAA; encoded by the coding sequence ATGTGTGGAATCGCAGGCATCTACTCGCCGGAAATCAGCCCGGCCGGTGACGTCAGTTTACAACTGCTGCAAACGATGGCGGAAACCATCCGTCACCGGGGACCGGATGATGACGGGTTTCATTGCGGTCCCGGAATCGGGCTGGCATTCCGCCGGTTATCGATTGTTGATATCCGGCACGGACAGCAACCGGTCTGTAATCAAAGTGAAAGCGTGATTGCAGTGATTAATGGTGAAATTTATAACCATCAGGCGTTAAGAGAACAGCTGGCAGATCAGGGTGTCACATTGCAAAACCACTGTGATGTGGCGGTGATTCCCCACCTGTACGAACTGTATGGGGATAACTTTGTCAGTCAGTTAAAGGGGCAGTTTGCTATCGCACTGTATGACCGGCAGGCTCATAAGCTGCTGTTAGCCAGAGACGGCGCCGGAATTGCGCCGCTGTTCTGGACCCGCCAGAACGGACAAATTGCATTTGGTTCTGAAATCAGAACGATTCTGTGTGTGCCGGGGGTTAAGAAGCAGGTCAATATGACGGCGGTTGATCAGTTGCTGACCTTTCCGGGCAGTGTCAGCCCGCATACCTTCTTTGACGGTATTTTCAGCCTCCGGCCGGGACACAGTCTGGTGTTTCATCCGCAGGGATATGATGAGCGCTGTTTCCGCGATTTGAATTATCCGGCGCAAATCAATGAACAACCCCTGACGGAAACCGGATTAAAAACATGTATCGATCAACTTGATACCCGCTTGTGTGAGGCGGTTGAAAAACGCTTGCAGGGCGATGTACCCATTGGCGTTTACCTCTCAGGCGGGCTGGACAGTTCACTGATTGCTGCGGTGCTGAAGAAAGTATCTCCGGACCGGATACGGGATAGTTTTTCGATTACTTTTCCTTCATCGGCCATTGATGAAAGCCGCTACCAGCAGATGATGGTTAATCATTTAGGCACCCGGCACCATCAGTTTGAGGTCAGGCCCGCTCATATTGCAGACCACCTGCACCAGATCGTGAACCGGGCTGAAACGCCATTACGGGAATCTTATAATGCCTGTTCGCTGATTCTTTCCGGCCTTGTCAGGGCTGAAGGGATTAAAGCGGTGGTCAGTGGTGAGGGTGCCGATGAATTATTTGCCGGTTATGTCGGCTATCGTTTGCAGGATCAGCGCTTACAGGGACAGGCGGATACGCTTGAGCTGATGCTGGAAGATGAACTCAGGCAGAAGCTCTGGGATGACCCGCAGCTGTTTTACGAGAAAAACTACTATGCGCACCGGGAACAAAAAATCTGCCTGTACAGTGAAGCCGTTCAGCAACGGCATCAACAGTTTGATTGTCTTCTGTATCCTTTACTGGATACCGGTAAAATCAAAGGCCGTCATCCGGTTCATCAGCGTTCTTATCTCGACTTTAAACTCAGAATCGCCGATCACCTGCTGGCTGATCATGGCGACCGGGTGGCCTTTGCCAACTCGGTTGAAGGACGGTATCCGTTTCTGGATGAAGATTTGATTGATGATGTCACCCGGATTCCGCCTCACTGGCTGACTCATCAGGGCGAAGAAAAGTACCTGCTGAAACAACTGGCGCAGCGTTATTTGCCCGGAGCCATTATTCAACGGCAGAAATTCAGTTTTGTCGCACCTTCGAGTGCTTATCTGCTGCGGGATTATCCGGAGTTAACCGGCGATATTCTGGCCCCGGAACGTATCCGGAGGCAGGGATACTTTGACCCGGACACAGTGGAATATCTGCGCCAGAGCTATTTACAGCCGGATCATCATTTAAATCAGACATTTGAAGATGATTTGCTGATGATCGTGCTGACTTTCGGCATCTGGCTGGATGAATTCGGCATGCCGGATTACGCCGCCTGA